The stretch of DNA CCCGACCTTCAGATTCCCAATATCAATTTGGTCGCCAGGATTTACCGGTATCAGTTCGTAGTTAGCGACATTGTTTTCTTTAAGCCGGCTTTCGACTAAGCCTAATGACAGTCGAGCTCCGTAGACCGGGACATTAATTTTCTTTAACAGATATGACAAGGAGCCGATATGATCCTCGTGGCCGTGGGTCAATACTACGGCGCGTACTTTGTCCATATTTTCGAGAAGATATGTAATGTCGGGAATAACTAGGTCAATGCCTAGCAGGTCGTCTTCAGGGAAGGCAAGACCTGCGTCGAGGACGATAATGTCGTCGCCGTAACGAAACACAGTCATGTTCTTGCCGATTTCTCCTAAACCGCCGAGCGGAATAATTTGCAGTTTGTCTTTTTGGTCCATAAATGATCTCCTTTGGTTGGGTACTTTTATATATACCTCTATTATGCCAGAAAAAGCCTTGATAAAACACGTTTTTCTGGCAAACAGGCCGTATTTCCGGGAAATATTTTGCAAATCTATCCAATTTACCGCTTAAAAGCAAAATTGCCGCCTTGCTATCGTTCGCATGACAATAGGAGGGAGTTGTCATGCGAACGATGGAAGCAGGCGGCTATCTCAGCTATTAAATTCTAAATAAGACCTTGAGATTTAAGCCATTCGCGGGCTACTTGTTGGGGATCCTGTTTTTCAAGGTCAACCTTTGCATTTAGGGTAGACATCTGTTTGTCATCCAGTTTGCCGGCCAGCAGGTTGAGGACCTCGGCCAGTTCAGGATGTTTCTTGAGGGTATCCTCGCGGACGATTGGAGCAGCATAATATGGCGGGAAAAAGTTCTTGTCATCTTTCAGCACTTTAAGATTAAAGGCTGGTATGCGGCCGTCGGTTGCGAAAGCATCAATTACGTCTACTTTGCCATCGCGACAGGCGGCATAAGTCAGACCAGGGTCCATGCCTTTGGCTGTACCGAAGTTTAAGCCATAGACCTTTTTGACACCTCTATAGCCGTCATCGCGCTCTAAAAATTCGTGGGTAACGCCGAGGGTAAGGCTAGATTGATGTTCAAGCAAGTCGCTGATTTTTTCCAGACCCAATTGCTTGGCTTGGTCGGCTCTGACTGAAAGCGTATATGTGTTGTTAAAACCCAAAGGCTTTAGCCAGACAATCTGCTTTTTGTCTTTGTACATTTGCTTTACTTTTTGATAGGCGGCTTCAGGATCGTTAATTACCTTCTCACCTAGGATATGCATGAGCCCTGTCCCGGTGTATTCAGCATAGAGATCAAGATCGCCGCGCTCGAGCGCCTGGGCTACAACGTTGGTTCCACCAAGATATGGCTTCACTTCGACTTTAAGATTTGTTTTAGCCTCGATTAAATCCCGCATTATATAGACGAGAATATCTTGTTCAGTGAAGTTCTTACCGCCGATTACGATTTTATCAGAGTTTACTGAGGCGGTACTTGAGCAGCCTACTAACGACAAACTCAGGACAAGTATCATTACCAACAAAATAATTTTTTTCAAATACAATCACCCTTTCATAGTACTTAAGCCTTTCGGCTGAGCGCTGGTTTCCATTCTCTTGAGGGCAAAATCAAAAGCTAAGGCCAAAACTGCCGCCGGGATGGCACCAGCTAAAATCAATTCTTGATTTGCCATTGAAATACCGCGGAATATCAAATCGCCCAACCCGCCAGCACCAATGAGCGCAGCCAAGGTAGCAACGCCAACAAGCAGAACGGTAGCGGTACGAATCCCCGCCATTATTACCGACAGGGCTAATGGCAGTTCGACCATAAACAAGACCTGAAATGAAGTCATTCCCATACCGACCCCGGCTTCGGTAGCGGCCGGGTTAACCCCGAGAATACCGGTATAGGTGTTGCGCAAAATGGGAAGCAAGCCATAGATTGTCAGAGCAATGACGGCCGGAGTAAAGCCGATGCCAAAGAGCGGTATCATTAATCCCAGCAGTGCAAGACTTGGGATCGTTTGGAAAACTGCGGCAATGCCGATAATAGGCTCAGCCCATTTTTGCTTGCGGGTGAGAATAACCCCGACCGGAATAGCAATCAAGATTGCGAGAGCAAGTGAAATAGCTGTTAGTTCAATATGTTGGATTGATGCAGCAAGGATATCATCAGAACGGTCCTGCCAAATTTCAACTATTGTTTTTAACATGCTGCATTAACACCTCCGGCTCGTCGCTGTTTGGTGCTAAAGTTTTTGGCCATAACGTCTACTAAGCTGGCTCTTGTTATTACCCCGAGGAGTTCTCTGTCGCGATTAACTACCGGCAAGTAAGCTACCCGATGTTTGCTGATAAGATAAATGGCGTCATTTAATGTTTGGGTATTAAGTAGCGTGGGGAAATCGCGACGCATAATATCTTCAAGAATCAAATGCTCTTCATTAAAGGAACTTTGAATTTCCCATACGCCAACAATACCTAGCAGCTTTTCGTCCTGATTAACGACTAACAAAGTATCAACCTTCTGCTTCCGCATCGTATTGATGCTTTCTGCCAGGCCCCGGTTAGGTCTTGCCGTTACCGGTTTAATCATCAAATCTTCAATTGTAGGAAGTGTTTCCACCTGACCAATGCGGTTGGCGCCGATAAAACTGCGGACAAAATCGTTGGCAGGATGGCGCAGTATTTGTTCAGGGGTATCGAATTGAATAACTTGACCGCTCTTCATTATGCAGATGCGATCAGCAATTTTAATGGCCTCGTCAATATCATGGGTAACAAAAACAACTGTTTTTTGAAGCTTTTGTTGTAAGTTGAGTAGTTCATCCTGCAATTGTTCCCGGCTAATCGGGTCTAAGGCGCTGAACGGTTCGTCCATTAAAATGATGGGTGGATCAGCAGCTAATGCTCTTATGACCCCAACCCGCTGTTGCTGACCGCCGCTCAGTTCAAGCGGGTAACGGTCGCGATAGACATCCGGGTCGAGGCCGACCATTGCCAGCAATTCATCGACGCGCTGGAGATAAACTTGTTTATCCCATTTTTTTAGTTTTGGGACAATAGCGATGTTATCGGCAATAGTCATGTGCGGTAGCAGGCCTACATGTTGAATAACATAACCGATATTGCGGCGTAGCTCAATCGGGTCCTGTTCGAGAACGTTTTTCCCGTTGATGTAGATGGCGCCGTGCGTTGGTTCGATTAAGCGATTAATCATTTTGAGCGTTGTCGTCTTGCCCGACCCGCTCGGGCCAATCAAAGCCACAATTTCACCTTGTTTAATATCAAGATTGATGTTATCTACGGCACGAAAATCACCATATATCTTTGACAAATTATCGAAAGAAATCATCAAACTCCTCCTTCTTATATAGCTAAATCCCTTAATAGGACAGGAATCAAATGGGATGTAATGAAAATGTTAACTAACAACCCTAGGTATATTATAAGGTTGTTAGGATATAATTGTAAATGTAAATTTTTGGTAATGCCTCTTGACAAGTACAAAAAAAGATGCCCTGAGAGTAGGAATTTACTACTCTCAGGGCATCTTGAAATTTTTTTTAGCCGAAGCTTAAATCTTTCTCTGCAGTTTCATTGGATTTGTTCAAAAAACTGGTCATTTGCTGAAGGACATCATCTTTGCCGACGACAACAATACGATCATTAGCTTGAATAGCTGCCAGCGGCCCCGGCGATATAATTATTTCCGTCCCGCGGCGTATAGCCACCACTGTCGCGCCGGTATGCTGCCACAGCTTGAGCTGAGCAATTGTTTTACCTACAACATGCGAATTCTCGGGGGCTTTAACTTCAATCGGATTATAGGGGGTAAGGTTTTTAAGTCGATCGGAATAACCAATAATATCATTTATAATCTGCTCAAACCGTCGGTCGGTTGCCTGCTTTTCAGCTAGCAGGACCTCAAGTTCTTGTTTCAAAGAGTATACTGATTGCATGCTTTTATGATGCTCAATAAAGTGATAAGCTTCGGCAACTGATATTACTACTACTTCTTTTCCCTGCGAAACTGAAACCACATTAGCATCCTTTAGTAGGCTGACAGCCTTACGAATGGTTTCAGATGAGACATTATAATGACTGGCTAATAGTGTTCGCCCAGAAACCTTGGTGCCGACAGGAAACTCATCATTAATTATTCTTTGTGCAATATCTAAGGCGATAGAATGGTACATGGACATATTGACGCTCATCAATCTCCCTCCGCAGACTTTATTTCGAGGTGCGTAACTTTTCTCCTGCTTAACAAAGGATTAGGACAAAATTTAGCTGATTTAAGCCATTTCTATCGCTCAGTTCAAGTCATTATTGAGTAGGCGTATAACTCAAGCTAGACGGCAAAACCAATCGGGTTGGAAGTTGATTTGATAAAACCGTCTCTTTGATAGTAGTTTTTGATACTGTCATAAATATAGTCAAAGGCGGGGATAAAATCTTCTTTAGCGCTTATCTCAAATTCTTTTCGGCTTAACCCAACTTTCACAAGGAAGTAATCAGAAGCTTTTTTAATTCGTAGAGCTGCTAAGACAACATCCTGCTCACCTGAATTTTTAAGCGTAAGTGAAAAACACAAAGAATAATAGCCGTCAGGGCTGTGGAGCAGAGCTTTTTTGAGGTCGCAGCCTTGTTTGATATCGAGCATATCCTGAGGGGCATAAAATTTTATTGTATCATCAGGGCAGTCTAAATACTCTTTCAAACCGGTAAAAAATTCATCGGTAAATGTGTAACAGTAATCGGCATATTGGTTAAAACGAGCCGATGCCTGTTGATATTCGGCGCATAAATCATCATACTTAGACATTTTGGTCCCTCCTTGGCTGTTATACTTCACTCTATGCAGCCAAGGGGGTGTTTAGTTACCTACTTCAGTTAAAATATCAACAACTTCTTGGTCGGAAGTTTGCGAAAAATCCTGATAATATTGGCCGACTGCCATAAAGTCATAAGGTTGGATAGGACAGATTACGGTATCAACTTGTTTACTTAAATTAGCTGCTACATCAGGCGGGGCAACCGGGACGGCAATGATAATTTTTCCGGGTGTCAGGGTTTTAAGCCATTGGACAGCGGCGTAGATGGTGTAACCGGTAGCGATACCGTCGTCGACGAGCACTATGGTTTTACCGCTTACGTTAGCAATGCGTTCTGTCCCGGTATAGGCAATCAGACGCCGCTTAATTTCCTGGTATTGCTCGCTGACTAGCTCGCTTAGCCTATTATCATCGAGTCCCAGGCGTTCTGCAGCAGCTTCATCAAGTACGGCGGTGCCATCAGGCATTACTGCCCCGATTGCAACTTCGGGATTAAGGGGATGGCCGATTTTGCGGGTAATTAAAACGCCGACACTGAGGCCGAGTTTTTCGGCTATCGGTTGGGCAACGACTATGCCGCCCCGAGGTATTGCCAAAAGATAAGGCTTCTCCAGATTAAGCGCTGCCAGTTTTTCAGCAAGATTTTCGCCGGCTTCGATCCGGTTTTTAAACATAGCTGTCAGTCCTCTCGCATGGATATGTGAGGCGGTAATTTTCTTAGCCTTAATTATTAGTGTGCTATGACGGCTAAGCCGCTATACTAAAAATCTCTCGTCAACTACTGACGAGAGATTTTTCGCACTATTATGGTTAAATTTTAAATTTGCGTACAATATCATGGAGAGCAACAGCTGATTTGGCGAGCGTATCAGCATTGGCATTGATTTCATGCATGCTGGCCGTCTGCTCTTCGGACGAAGCGGCAACTGTTTGGGCATTTGCTGTCGACTGCTGAGCAACAGCACTGATGTTTTCAATCCCAGCTACCATGGATTGTGTTCCCTTAGCGGTTTGGTTTATTGCGGCGGCAATTTGGCTGATGCCGGCTTTGACGGAATCCAATTTTTCAATTATTGCTTTAAAGCCTTGCTGGGTATGTAGCGTGGTGTCCTTGCCTTTTGCCACTTCAAGGCGGGCTTTATCAGCTGAAGCTACTGCGATGGTAATTTCACTACCCATATTGCTGATAATATTAGCAATATCCCGTGTTGCATGGCTGCTTTGCTCGGCCAGTTTGCGGACTTCTTCGGCTACAACGGCAAAACCGCGTCCGGCTTCGCCGGCTCGAGCAGCCTCAATAGCGGCGTTTAGGGCCAGAAGGTTAGTCTGACCAGCAATATTACTGATAACATCAATAATACCTTTAATATCCTCGGAGGCTTTGGCAAGCTTAGCTGTAACCTCGGTAATATCGCTCATGGCGTGGTCAATTGACTCGTTTTGGGCAACAACCTGTCCGAGCATTGCCATGCCTTGATGGGCCTCAGATACAGCCTCTTCACTCCCGGCATTTACCTGGCTAGCGCTGGCGCTCATTTCTTGGGCTCCCGCGGCTACTTCCTCTAAGGTAGCCGAGATGTTTGTTATATTTGTGGAATTGTGATGAGCAGAGGAGGCAATTTCTTCAACACTTTTGGCTACTACCTCGACGGCGTTAAGATTTTCGCTTACAGTCGCGCTAAGCTGCTGGCTGCCGCTACCGTTTCACCGCTGTTTTGAAGCTCGTTGACCATCGCCTTTAATTTATGACGCATGTCAACAATAACCTTTGCCATATCGCCGACTTCGTCATTTAGTGAAGCGTGGATATCGGGGCGGGAAAGATCAAGCGCACCTATCGCAGCCAGTTCTTGATAGATAGCAGTAAACCGCTTATTCATCCAGCGACTGAACAGGACGACCAGGACGACAACTAAGGCAATCATTAGAAAACTTGCGACAAAAACGGTAGTCTTGATTGAAGCAATGGTATTCTCCAGGCTAAGGACGGTATTTGACATAACCTTACTCTGGTGTTCCGAAAGACTGTTAAACTGAGCGTCAGTGTCGGCTACAATCTGGCGGCCTTCGCCAGTATATTTATTGAGATTTGGGTCGTTGGCTTTTTTGGCGGCAATTACTTTATCGCCAACGGCAAGATAACTGGTAATTAGCCTTTCCAGTTTAGCGCCTTCCTCCTTAGTTTCCGGAGTATTGCTTTCGTCTTTATACTTCTTAGCAATCTCGATGCTCTTCTGCATGTCGGCTCGATAGCCCTGTTCATATGCCGAGCCGTCCGGGTAGAGCAAGAACCCCCGCATATTGAGAAGGGCTCTGGTAAAATACATATGCCCGTCTTTTAGGGATACCGAGCGAGCTGCAGTATAGTTGGCCATTGTTTGGGCTTGCTCGCCAACTTTGATTAGATCAAATACGGTGTAACCTAGTAGTGCGAGTAGGAGAATGGTAACTAGTCCAAACATACTAAATAGTTGGGCAATTAAGGGTATCCGTCGTTTGCTGTCCATAGGCTAAAACTCCTTTTATGTAAAGTGTCTTTAAGATTCGTTATTAGATCGTAAAATCCTGTATAATTAAGCCAGTTCTTACAAAATGAGGACATAGGTCCTAAGGCTCTAGTTTAGATCCTTAAAAGCAGGGAATTAGCCACATGATAGAGAAAACATAAGTTCGGGTGAAGAATATGCAACGCTGGATTATTCATATCGATATGGATGCCTTCTTTGCGGCAGTTGAGCAGCGCGACAATCCTGAATTCAGAGGTAAACCGGTAATTATCGGCGGTTTAAGCGGCCGCGGGGTAGTCGCAACAGCATCGTACGAGGCCAGAAAATTTGGCGTGCGGTCGGCTATGCCAATGGTTGAAGCTCGGCGGCGCTGTCCGCAGGGGATGTTTCTGAATTGTAATCATAATAAATATAGCGCTGTTTCCCAAGAGATTATGGCAATTCTGAGTGACTTTTCGCCGCTTATCGAGCCGTTGTCGCTAGATGAAGCCTTCTTGGATATGACGGGAACCGAGTGGTTGTTTCCTGATATAGTAGATGCGGCGAAGCAAATAAAAGCCCGCATAAAAGCCGAGGTCGGTCTGGTAGCCTCGGCCGGAATAGCGCCTAATAAATTTTTGGCTAAATTAGCGTCAGATTTAAAAAAGCCAGACGGATT from Veillonellaceae bacterium encodes:
- a CDS encoding ABC transporter permease, whose translation is MLKTIVEIWQDRSDDILAASIQHIELTAISLALAILIAIPVGVILTRKQKWAEPIIGIAAVFQTIPSLALLGLMIPLFGIGFTPAVIALTIYGLLPILRNTYTGILGVNPAATEAGVGMGMTSFQVLFMVELPLALSVIMAGIRTATVLLVGVATLAALIGAGGLGDLIFRGISMANQELILAGAIPAAVLALAFDFALKRMETSAQPKGLSTMKG
- a CDS encoding betaine/proline/choline family ABC transporter ATP-binding protein (Members of the family are the ATP-binding subunit of ABC transporters for substrates such as betaine, L-proline or other amino acids, choline, carnitine, etc. The substrate specificity is best determined from the substrate-binding subunit, rather than this subunit, as it interacts with the permease subunit and not with substrate directly.) yields the protein MISFDNLSKIYGDFRAVDNINLDIKQGEIVALIGPSGSGKTTTLKMINRLIEPTHGAIYINGKNVLEQDPIELRRNIGYVIQHVGLLPHMTIADNIAIVPKLKKWDKQVYLQRVDELLAMVGLDPDVYRDRYPLELSGGQQQRVGVIRALAADPPIILMDEPFSALDPISREQLQDELLNLQQKLQKTVVFVTHDIDEAIKIADRICIMKSGQVIQFDTPEQILRHPANDFVRSFIGANRIGQVETLPTIEDLMIKPVTARPNRGLAESINTMRKQKVDTLLVVNQDEKLLGIVGVWEIQSSFNEEHLILEDIMRRDFPTLLNTQTLNDAIYLISKHRVAYLPVVNRDRELLGVITRASLVDVMAKNFSTKQRRAGGVNAAC
- a CDS encoding GntR family transcriptional regulator translates to MSVNMSMYHSIALDIAQRIINDEFPVGTKVSGRTLLASHYNVSSETIRKAVSLLKDANVVSVSQGKEVVVISVAEAYHFIEHHKSMQSVYSLKQELEVLLAEKQATDRRFEQIINDIIGYSDRLKNLTPYNPIEVKAPENSHVVGKTIAQLKLWQHTGATVVAIRRGTEIIISPGPLAAIQANDRIVVVGKDDVLQQMTSFLNKSNETAEKDLSFG
- a CDS encoding phosphoribosyltransferase, translated to MFKNRIEAGENLAEKLAALNLEKPYLLAIPRGGIVVAQPIAEKLGLSVGVLITRKIGHPLNPEVAIGAVMPDGTAVLDEAAAERLGLDDNRLSELVSEQYQEIKRRLIAYTGTERIANVSGKTIVLVDDGIATGYTIYAAVQWLKTLTPGKIIIAVPVAPPDVAANLSKQVDTVICPIQPYDFMAVGQYYQDFSQTSDQEVVDILTEVGN
- a CDS encoding glycine/betaine ABC transporter substrate-binding protein; the encoded protein is MKKIILLVMILVLSLSLVGCSSTASVNSDKIVIGGKNFTEQDILVYIMRDLIEAKTNLKVEVKPYLGGTNVVAQALERGDLDLYAEYTGTGLMHILGEKVINDPEAAYQKVKQMYKDKKQIVWLKPLGFNNTYTLSVRADQAKQLGLEKISDLLEHQSSLTLGVTHEFLERDDGYRGVKKVYGLNFGTAKGMDPGLTYAACRDGKVDVIDAFATDGRIPAFNLKVLKDDKNFFPPYYAAPIVREDTLKKHPELAEVLNLLAGKLDDKQMSTLNAKVDLEKQDPQQVAREWLKSQGLI